A region from the Drosophila mauritiana strain mau12 chromosome 2L, ASM438214v1, whole genome shotgun sequence genome encodes:
- the LOC117135255 gene encoding uncharacterized protein LOC117135255, translated as MENNNKCCKHFKDHGASNPPQFKEHKELKLRDQKYHYRKERMKSTENVPKSYKHNYTTNQNQIRQDYHCDHKNHSCEDRKSPLSHEHRAQYSFSKKCFNVNYHPAQNQQWKRQSKFKVMMEPSSNYTPKHPIDPAYILNDGKRQKPVIEHSCGDYLLYKNLNYEPDPSSKSEHCGVEGGCNNITPLRLNHHQKQKKDSFDYLNAAKAHCQAASERFQNKFPSCSKCSSSNESQSKPSSITVISAKSGDDLRAAVRSQIEVQEALNAFTLEVKDKREEVQSEEKRSNKPKKSRKITSHTQAEKVDSTAEKAQSGTPRVDDLELVDLSDSPIDVAISKVDASDSPSDAAIRKVDVIYSPSYADINKVIDPVIRNVQRMYLNTLKDEMSLIEYLVTVPELIKKAYKRPLAEKEQQITREC; from the exons AtggagaacaacaacaaatgttGTAAGCACTTTAAGGACCATGGGGCGTCGAATCCACCA CAATTCAAAGAGCACAAGGAGCTTAAATTAAGGGACCAAAAATACCATTATCGCAAGGAACGAATGAAGTCTACAGAGAATGTGCCTAAGTCCTACAAACATAATTATACGACAAATCAAAATCAGATAAGGCAGGACTATCATTGCGATCATAAAAATCATTCGTGCGAGGATCGTAAGTCTCCTCTTAGCCATGAACACCGTGCTCAATATTCGTTTtcaaaaaaatgtttcaatGTTAATTATCACCCGGCACAAAATCAGCAG TGGAAACGCCAGTCGAAGTTTAAGGTGATGATGGAACCGAGTTCAAATTACACACCCAAGCATCCAATTGATCCAGCATATATCCTTAATGATGGAAAAAGGCAGAAACCAGTCATAGAACACAGCTGTGGGGACTACCTCCTCTATAAGAATCTAAACTATGAACCGGACCCATCTAGTAAAAGTGAGCACTGTGGGGTGGAGGGTGGTTGTAATAACATAACCCCACTTCGTTTAAACCACCACCAGAAGCAAAAGAAAGACTCCTTTGACTACCTCAATGCAGCTAAGGCTCATTGCCAGGCTGCTTCCGAACGATTCCAGAATAAGTTCCCTTCATGCAGTAAGTGTTCCTCCTCCAACGAATCCCAATCGAAACCATCCAGCATAACCGTGATCAGTGCGAAAAGCGGAGACGATCTCAGAGCGGCAGTTCGGTCCCAAATAGAAGTCCAAGAGGCCTTGAATGCGTTTACACTTGAAGTGAAGGATAAAAGGGAGGAAGTACAATCCGAAGAGAAACGCAGTAACAAGCCTAAAAAGAGCAGAAAAATTACGTCTCATACGCAAGCCGAGAAAGTGGATTCCACTGCCGAAAAAGCCCAATCAGGTACCCCAAGGGTAGACGATTTAGAACTCGTGGATCTAAGTGACAGTCCTATTGATGTCGCTATTAGCAAGGTGGATGCTAGTGACAGTCCTAGTGATGCCGCTATTAGGAAAGTGGATGTAATTTACAGTCCTAGTTATGCAGACATTAACAAAGTAATTGACCCGGTTATCAGGAACGTTCAGCGCATGTATCTAAACACTCTGAAAGACGAAATGTCCCTTATCGAGTATCTAGTTACGGTCCcggaattaattaaaaaagctTATAAGCGTCCACTCGCTGAAAAAGAGCAACAAATAACAAGGGAGTGTTAA
- the LOC117135253 gene encoding uncharacterized protein LOC117135253 — MESFWQEVKSLLKTVFCFVVAMMLVPLLLLSFLCAHFGNELSNYVLSIKYPNLTISKSKKIRTLIDTPKNAGVFHFLLQVEGDCDFERIRMAYAQHLTDLRDKTGMLRFPKLRQKLVTCWGHYAWVNDSSGFNINNHVLLSTHKYRGRPVSESNIQEYVSELATKYIPSDLPQWQVIVIPNSDSTQPYYILIKLHHLIIAEEEDLHVSEMLLLQDPHKKTTMTLSDGLDWDSSSPKLSRFVRKPEHISRLINHIIHLIICRWQKFIYEFESLETPDGSTSSDQVGNLSQLVSLVVIVLVNVILGYIRSRTMLKKLKKRSVSYRNEVGRFQTMRLLLNRELDQRNLNWSVARNAVCKSLQPTNLVKALTRFLWRLNLNHVLLLPYHIYCEFLAFGDVLIKGKTSHTSTYCARLHLYVPLLLYAQLEFFKIIWELFQAPRNIYEVLFEQPTKELNILHKKSYAGRKIVSFGRSINGAQLRTRNQGKFNSDLRESDFSLTCLAGAVHDYFNTFSGDLKVPNYLNTTCRTIDKGYFTDRSGDKSENIGGVVFLQLPLRQPDANHTKELHQIVERIRKQQIIIYLASIGQTKYSLLTSLLPHVITKIFINFFSYNFPITITEIYGATAEFQAAWGQKVQDVLLFRPPQSKTCLSLNLHRFGDKYRLAVMADTHLAPDHTVITRSFEQYMETITL, encoded by the exons ATGGAAAG TTTCTGGCAGGAAGTGAAGTCGCTGCTGAAGACCGTCTTCTGCTTTGTGGTGGCTATGATGCTAGTGCCTTTGCTGCTGTTATCATTCCTGT GTGCTCACTTTGGCAACGAACTATCCAACTATGTGCTGAGCATCAAGTACCCGAACCTGACCATCTCAAAGTCCAAGAAGATCCGGACCTTAATCGACACGCCGAAGAATGCGGGCGTATTTCATTTCCTGTTGCAAGTGGAGGGCGACTGTGACTTCGAGCGGATACGGATGGCCTATGCCCAGCATCTGACTGATCTGAGGGACAAGACCGGGATGCTCCGGTTCCCCAAGCTCCGTCAAAAACTCGTCACCTGTTGGGGGCACTATGCTTGGGTGAATGACAGCAG CGGCTTCAACATCAACAACCACGTCCTGCTCAGCACCCACAAGTACAGAGGTCGTCCGGTTAGCGAATCGAATATTCAGGAGTATGTCAGCGAGCTGGCCACGAAGTACATCCCATCAGATCTCCCCCAGTGGCAGGTGATCGTGATCCCCAACTCGGATAGCACTCAGCCCTACTACATACTCATTAAGCTGCACCACCTGATAATTGCCGAGGAGGAGGATCTGCATGTGAGTGAGATGCTCCTGCTGCAGGATCCACATAAGAAAACCACGATGACCCTAAGCGATGGATTGGATTGGGACAGTTCGAGTCCAAAACTTTCCCGCTTTGTGCGAAAGCCGGAACACATAAGCAGACTCATCAATCACATAATCCATCTTATCATTTGCCGTTGGCAAAAGTTCATCTACGAATTTGAATCTCTTGAAACTCCCGATGGTTCAACGTCCAGTGATCAGGTTGGAAACCTAAGCCAGTTGGTTTCATTGGTCGTAATTGTCCTGGTGAATGTCATTTTGGGCTATATAAGAAGTCGAACTATGCTCAAGAAACTGAAAAAGCGTTCAGTCAGCTACCGCAACGAAGTGGGTCGTTTTCAAACAATGCGATTGCTTCTGAATAGGGAGTTAGACCAAAGAAATCTTAATTGGTCGGTGGCCAGAAATGCGGTCTGTAAGAGCTTGCAGCCAACCAATTTGGTCAAGGCCTTGACACGTTTCCTTTGGCGTCTAAATCTAAATCATGTTTTGCTCTTACCCTACCACATTTACTGTGAGTTTTTGGCTTTCGGTGATGTTCTGATCAAAGGTAAAACTTCCCATACATCCACATATTGCGCCAGACTGCACTTGTACGTACCCCTTCTACTTTACGCCCAATTGGAGTTTTTCAAAATTATCTGGGAGCTTTTCCAGGCCCCACGAAACATTTACGAAGTGCTTTTTGAACAGCCCACAAAGGagttaaatattttgcataaaaaATCCTATGCAGGCAGGAAAATAGTCTCCTTTGGCCGATCAATAAATGGCGCCCAACTCAGGACCCGTAATCAGGGTAAATTCAATAGTGATCTCCGAGAATCCGACTTTAGCTTAACTTGCTTGGCAGGAGCTGTTCACGACTACTTTAATACGTTCTCGGGTGACTTGAAAGTCCCCAATTACTTGAACACCACGTGTAGGACCATAGACAAAGGGTATTTCACAGATCGCAGCGGTGATAAATCTGAAAATATTGGGGGTGTTGTCTTTCTGCAATTGCCTCTAAGGCAACCAGACGCAAATCACACCAAAGAACTCCATCAGATTGTTGAACGAATCAGAAAGCAACAGATAATCATATATTTAGCGTCTATTGGACAGACCAAGTACAGCCTTCTCACATCCCTTTTGCCTCACGTAATTACCAAAATATTCATCAACTTTTTCTCATACAACTTTCCAATCACAATCACTGAAATCTACGGAGCGACTGCTGAGTTTCAAGCAGCCTGGGGTCAGAAAGTCCAGGATGTTCTACTTTTCCGGCCACCACAATCGAAGACCTGCCTTTCCTTAAATCTTCATCGCTTTGGGGACAAATACAGACTGGCTGTGATGGCCGATACCCACCTGGCCCCCGATCACACAGTAATCACCAGATCCTTTGAGCAATATATGGAAACCATCACTCTGTAA